A window from Mercenaria mercenaria strain notata unplaced genomic scaffold, MADL_Memer_1 contig_2284, whole genome shotgun sequence encodes these proteins:
- the LOC128552316 gene encoding uncharacterized protein LOC128552316, which translates to MAEKGSENMENNSADDAVPGRVEQVLCQPCSSKGKQTIADVFCSICDEFQCMDCSNIHKTYAFMKNHKLVNAKDIKEKPVSFDMKGLDQCDQHHKDLEFFCEDENQLCCSTCAIVNHRKCHSVVEIRMIAGRPESTRSQLKAKLQEIRNKAETVVKYTKSSKERLNKDVKEVTVKIRRMRDNVMKMFDDLEVSVAKDAESFKTETFDKLTKKQSDSEKHIADATKSFETIDNVHQKGTPSQQFILEQRMKNQVDELSSNVDKECQRLETVTVSFDFDKTLKLPPLPISDYVPGQLTLRFSISEDVKPIAPVDPIVKLTKITCIDLKQTGDDVMEPFYTGLDFLPDGRLITVDNKNKKCLIYNEKLERVGSFQLSYKPQSVVAVSEEEVAITSANQYKLDFLRVSKSNEITLIRTCKVNTKYESICSKDERHLVVGTNDDTRHVRIVSLSGEEKDFNINLRNKKYPIGTSACTYIRNSDKVVLTDRDEHTVYIYDIKSNTRVVVKDDRIKEPWGVAVGPLDCILVCSNKIHSIVQISQTGRVLSSYKLDMKCSYRVCVSKDKSVISVTNNVDGVRKLQLLKITL; encoded by the coding sequence atggcggaaaaggGGAGTGAGAATATGGAAAATAACAGCGCCGATGATGCCGTTCCTGGACGAGTAGAGCAAGTATTATGTCAACCGTGTTCCAGTAAGGGTAAACAAACAATAGCTGATGTGTTTTGCTCTATTTGTGATGAATTTCAGTGCATGGATTGTTCAAACATACACAAAACGTATGCTTTTATGAAAAATCACAAATTAGTGAACGCAAAAGATATTAAAGAGAAACCAGTCTCGTTTGATATGAAGGGATTAGACCAATGTGACCAGCATCATAAAGATTTAGAGTTCTTCTGTGAAGATGAGAATCAGCTATGCTGCAGTACTTGTGCTATTGTTAATCACCGTAAATGTCACAGTGTCGTAGAAATAAGGATGATCGCCGGAAGGCCTGAATCAACGCGTTCCCAATTAAAGGCCAAGTTGCAGGAAATAAGAAACAAAGCTGAAACTGTCGTTAAATATACTAAGTCATCAAAGGAACGACTGAATAAAGATGTTAAAGAAGTGACTGTAAAAATTAGACGAATGCGGGataatgtaatgaaaatgttTGACGATTTGGAAGTTTCCGTTGCTAAGGACGCTGAATCATTTAAGACAGAAACATTCGATAAGCTGACAAAGAAGCAATCAGACAGTGAGAAACATATTGCTGATGCAACAAAATCTTTTGAAACAATTGATAACGTTCATCAGAAAGGGACACCATCACAACAGTTTATACTGGAACAGAGAATGAAAAATCAAGTCGATGAACTTAGCAGCAACGTTGACAAGGAATGCCAAAGGTTAGAGACTGTGAcagtttcatttgattttgataaaacacTGAAACTGCCCCCACTTCCGATTTCTGATTACGTTCCGGGACAACTGACATTAAGATTCTCAATATCGGAAGATGTTAAACCCATCGCACCTGTAGATCCGATTGTAAAGTTAACAAAGATTACTTGCATTGATTTGAAGCAGACTGGAGATGATGTCATGGAACCGTTTTACACAGGACTGGATTTTCTGCCGGATGGCAGACTGATTACCGTggataataaaaacaagaaatgtttgatttacaaTGAGAAGCTTGAGAGAGTAGGATCATTTCAGTTATCGTATAAGCCACAGAGTGTAGTTGCTGTATCTGAGGAGGAAGTGGCGATAACAAGTGCCAATCAATACAAGTTAGACTTTCTCCGTGTAAGTAAATCTAACGAAATAACTTTGATCAGGACATGTAAAGTTAATACAAAATACGAGTCTATATGTTCGAAAGATGAGAGACACCTTGTTGTTGGAACTAATGACGATACAAGACATGTTCGTATTGTATCTCTGTCAGGAGAAGAGAAAGATTTCAATATCAACTTACGGAACAAGAAATATCCTATAGGCACAAGTGCTTGTACATATATTAGAAACAGTGATAAAGTGGTTCTCACCGATAGGGACGAGCATACTGTCTATATATATGACATCAAGAGCAACACCAGGGTTGTTGTCAAGGACGACCGGATTAAGGAACCATGGGGTGTAGCAGTAGGTCCATTAGACTGTATCCTAGTTTGCAGTAATAAAATACATTCCATTGTACAGATCTCTCAAACAGGCCGTGTCCTATCATCGTACAAGTTAGATATGAAATGTTCATACAGAGTCTGTGTTTCCAAGGACAAATCAGTCATATCTGTCACAAATAATGTGGATGGTGTTAGAAAGTTGCAGTTGCTAAAAATTACATTATAA